In the Cumulibacter manganitolerans genome, GGTCGCCCTATCGTTACCGAACCGAGTCGCGACCTGCACAAACGGTCCACGGGTCGGTGACCAGATCGGACACCTCGCAGGTCAGCTCGGAGCCGAACCGCTCGCGCAGCAGCCGGGCCGCCACGGGCAGCCAGGTCGCCTCCGTGGCCCAGTGGCCGGCGTCCACCAGCGCCGGTCCCCCGTCGGCGAGGTGCTCACCGGCCGGGTGGTGGCGCAGGTCGGCGGTGACGTAGGCATCCACGCCGGCGCGCGCGGCGTCCCCGAGGTGCCCGTCGCCGGCGCCGCCGAGGACCGCGACCCGGGCGATCCGCCGGTCGGGGTCGCCCGCGCCGCGGACGCCGACCGGGGCGGCCGGAAGCGCCGCGGCGACGTGCGCGCAGAACTCCCGGAAGGTCACCGGCGTCTCGAGCTCGCCCACCCGCCCCAGGCCCTGGTCGGTCGGGAGCGGCACCATCGCGAGCAGGTCGAACGCGGGTTGCTCGTACGGGTGCGCCGTCCGCAGCGCGGCCAGCACGGCGGCGCGACGGTGCGGAGCGAGCACCATCTCGATGCGGGTCTCGCCGACCACCTCGGCCGCCCCGGGCGTGCCGATGGCCGGGTGCGCCCGCTCTCCCGGTGTGAACGTCCCGGTGCCGATGGACAGGAACGCGCACCGCGAGTAGTCGCCGAGCTGCCCGGCGCCGGCGGCGGCGAGCGCGTCGACGACCGTCGCGGCGTCCGCGTGCGGGACATACGTGACGACCTTCTCCAGCCGCAGCTCCTCCGCGGGCACCAGCGGCGTGGTCGCGCGCAGCCCGAGCCGGTCGGCGAGCGCGTCGTTCACCCCGTTCCGGGCGCGGTCGGCGTTGGTGTGCGCGTTGAACATCGCGCAGTCCGCCTTGATCGCCGACCGCAGGATCCGGCCCTTGGACGTGGTCGAGGCGACCTGGCTGATGCCCTTCAGCAGCAGCGGGTGGTGGGTCAGCAGCAGGTCGGCTCCGCGGGCGATCGCCTCGCCGAGGGTCTGCTCGGTGGGGTCGAGCGCCAGGTGGATGCGCCGTACCGGCTGGTCGGGATCCCCGCTGATCAGCCCGACGCTGTCCCAGGACTCGGCCAGCGCCGGCGGGTAGATCTCGTCGAGGAACGCGGTGATGTCGGCTAGGCGCATACCGCGATTGTGCCAACCGGCCCCATGGCAGCCCGGGACGGTCGGCGCGGCTCGGCGCCGAGAGGGCGAGAAACGGAGAGGGTGGGCGTAACAGGACTCGAACCTGTGACCACTCGCTTGTAAGGCGAGCGCTCTACCAACTGAGCTATACGCCCGCTGTACGGCGGTGAAAGTGTACAGGTGGCGGCCGGGCCGGGGTCATGCCGCGCGCGGGGCTTCGGTACAGCGGGCGGACTTCGGTACAGCGGGCGGACTCGGGTACAGCGGGCGGACGGATCGGTCCGCTCGCAGTGCACGAGTCCGCTGTCTGTGCAGGAGTCCGGGCCGGCAGCACCCGCCACTCAGGTGCTCAGGTGCTCAGGTGCTCAAGGTGCTCAGGTGCTCAGGGCGGCGATGGCCTGCTTCCACTCGCGCGGGTCGCGCGCCTCGCCGGGACCGTTCACGGCGGCGTACCGCACGATCCCGTCCCGGTCGATCAGGAAGGTGCCGCGCAGTGCGAAGCCGGCCGCCTCGTTGAACACGCCGTACGCCGAGGCGATCGCGCCGTGCGGCCAGAAGTCGGCCAGCAGCGGGAACTCGTAGCCCTCCCGCTGCGCGTACGCCTTGAGGGCGAACGGGTGGTCGACCGAGATGGGCAGCACCTGCACGGCGTCGTTCTGGAACGCGGCGAGGTCGTCGCGGACGGCGCCCAGCTCGCTGGTGCAGATGCCGCTGAACGCGAACGGGTAGAACACGAGCAGCACGCTGCGCCGGCCGCGGAAGTCGCGCAGCGCGACGTCCTGGTTGTGCTGGTCCTTGGTGGCGAACTCCGGCGCCGGGTCACCGAGCCTGATCGTCGTCATGGCGGGCGTGCTCACTTGCAGTAGGCGGTCGCGCTGTTGACGGCCGTGCGGTACGACGTGAGCTCCACCGCGATGCCCGACTGCAGGCCCTCGACGATCTTGGTCATCTCGGCGACGATCGCCTGGACGTGCGAGATCAGCGTCGTGTCGGTCAGCGTGGGCAGCTGCGCGTTGAGCTGGTCGATGTAGCCCTGCACCTCACCGGCGAGGGTGTCGCGCTCGTCGGCGGTGGGCACGGTGCCGGACGACGCGAGCGCCTTCCAGCTGTTCAGGAAGCCCTTGGCGGTGCTCAGCGCGACGGCGCACTGCTTCTTCATGCCCTGCAGCCCGTCGGACGACGGCGCCACCGTGCTCGTCGACGAGCCGGCCGCGTGCTGCGCACTGCCGGGCACGCTACTCACACACCCCCCCAACGCCGCCACGCTCACGGTGCAGGCTGCCACGACGAGGGTTGCTCGTCTTGCCAGGGTGGGGATCACGTCGGTCGCTTTCACTCGCTGCTTCCGGGCAGGTCGGGCTCGACGAACAGCGTAGTCGACCGGCATCTCGGCGGCGTGAGTCCGGCGCGGTCTCCACTGGCTCGGCCTGCGGCACGCCGGAGGAATAGATTGGTCGTAACGCCTCGCGTGGCCCGGACGACCTCCCCCGGACAACCCCGGAGGCACGCTGCCGCACCGAAGGAGAACCCATCGTGGCACAGGACCCCAAGTCGATCGCTGACGAGCTCGAGCCCTCGGCCGACCTGCACGCGGACGACGAGATACTCACCGGCACCGCGCCGCAGGACCGCACCCAGATCATCACCGACGGCATGGCCGCGCAGATCTTCGACACGGACCCCGAGGAGACCAAGGAATGGCTCGACTCGCTGGACGCGGTGATCGACAACAACCCGCACGGCGAGCTGCGGGCGCGGCACCTCCTGCTACGCGTCAACGAGCATGCCCGCAAGCGGGCGGTCGGCATCCCGGCGATGCGCTCCACGGACTACATCAACACCATCCCGCCGGCCGAGGAGCCGCAGTTCCCCGGGGATGAGGACATCGAGCACCGCTACCGCCAGTACCTGCGGTGGAACGCCGCGATGATGGTGCACCGCGCGCAGCGCCCGGGCATCGCGGTCGGCGGCCACATCTCCTCCTACGCCTCCTCCGCGGCGCTGTACGAGGTCGGCTTCAACCACTTCTTCAAGGGCCGGGACGCCGAGGGCGGCGGCGACCAGATCTACTTCCAGGGCCACAGCAGCCCCGGCATCTACGCCCGCGCCTACCTCGAGGGCCGCATCGACGAGCAGCGGATGGACGGCTTCCGCCAGGAGCTCTCGCACCGCCCCGGCCTCCCGTCGTACCCGCACCCGCGGCTGATGCCCGACTTCTGGCAGTTCCCGACGGTCTCGATGGGCCTGGGCCCGATGAACGCGGTCTACCAGGCGCAGTTCAACCGCTACCTGCACAACCGCGGCATCAAGGACACCAGCAACCAGCACGTGTGGGCGTTCCTCGGCGACGGCGAGATGGACGAGCCGGAGTCGCTCGGCACGATCGGGCTGGCGGCCCGCGAGGAGCTCGACAACCTCACCTTCGTCATCAACTGCAACCTGCAGCGCCTCGACGGCCCGGTCCGCGGCAACGGCAAGATCATCCAGGAGCTCGAGTCGTTCTTCACCGGTGCAGGGTGGAACGTGATCAAGGTGGTCTGGGGCCGCGGGTGGGACGACCTGCTGGCCGCCGACACCGACGGCGCGCTGCTGCACATCATGAACACCACGCCGGACGGCGACTACCAGACGTACAAGGCCAACGACGGCAAGTTCGTGCGCGACCACTTCTTCGGCCGCGACCCGCGGGCGCTGGCCCTCGTCGAGAACATGACCGACGAGGAGATCTGGAAGCTGCAGCGCGGTGGTCACGACTACCGCAAGCTGTACGCGGCGTACGCGCGGGCGATCGCCCACCAGGGGCAGCCCACGGTGATCCTGGCCAAGACGATCAAGGGCTGGACGCTGGGCTCGTCGTTCGAGGGCCGCAACGCGACGCACCAGATGAAGAAGCTGTCCGCCGAGGACCTCAAGCGGTTCCGCGACCGCATGGACATCCCGATCCCCGACGACAAGCTCGACCCGTACCTGCCGCCGTACTACAAGCCGGCCGACGACTCTCCCGAGATGGCGTACCTGCTCGATCGCCGCCGGCAGCTCGGCGGCGGGATCCCGCGCCGCCTGAGCACCCACAAGGCGCTGCCGCTGCCGGACGACAAGC is a window encoding:
- a CDS encoding Nif3-like dinuclear metal center hexameric protein, whose amino-acid sequence is MRLADITAFLDEIYPPALAESWDSVGLISGDPDQPVRRIHLALDPTEQTLGEAIARGADLLLTHHPLLLKGISQVASTTSKGRILRSAIKADCAMFNAHTNADRARNGVNDALADRLGLRATTPLVPAEELRLEKVVTYVPHADAATVVDALAAAGAGQLGDYSRCAFLSIGTGTFTPGERAHPAIGTPGAAEVVGETRIEMVLAPHRRAAVLAALRTAHPYEQPAFDLLAMVPLPTDQGLGRVGELETPVTFREFCAHVAAALPAAPVGVRGAGDPDRRIARVAVLGGAGDGHLGDAARAGVDAYVTADLRHHPAGEHLADGGPALVDAGHWATEATWLPVAARLLRERFGSELTCEVSDLVTDPWTVCAGRDSVR
- a CDS encoding peroxiredoxin; translated protein: MTTIRLGDPAPEFATKDQHNQDVALRDFRGRRSVLLVFYPFAFSGICTSELGAVRDDLAAFQNDAVQVLPISVDHPFALKAYAQREGYEFPLLADFWPHGAIASAYGVFNEAAGFALRGTFLIDRDGIVRYAAVNGPGEARDPREWKQAIAALST
- the aceE gene encoding pyruvate dehydrogenase (acetyl-transferring), homodimeric type gives rise to the protein MAQDPKSIADELEPSADLHADDEILTGTAPQDRTQIITDGMAAQIFDTDPEETKEWLDSLDAVIDNNPHGELRARHLLLRVNEHARKRAVGIPAMRSTDYINTIPPAEEPQFPGDEDIEHRYRQYLRWNAAMMVHRAQRPGIAVGGHISSYASSAALYEVGFNHFFKGRDAEGGGDQIYFQGHSSPGIYARAYLEGRIDEQRMDGFRQELSHRPGLPSYPHPRLMPDFWQFPTVSMGLGPMNAVYQAQFNRYLHNRGIKDTSNQHVWAFLGDGEMDEPESLGTIGLAAREELDNLTFVINCNLQRLDGPVRGNGKIIQELESFFTGAGWNVIKVVWGRGWDDLLAADTDGALLHIMNTTPDGDYQTYKANDGKFVRDHFFGRDPRALALVENMTDEEIWKLQRGGHDYRKLYAAYARAIAHQGQPTVILAKTIKGWTLGSSFEGRNATHQMKKLSAEDLKRFRDRMDIPIPDDKLDPYLPPYYKPADDSPEMAYLLDRRRQLGGGIPRRLSTHKALPLPDDKRFEVMSRGSGKQPVATTMAFVRLVRELFKDPEIGKRIVPIIPDEARTFGMDSFFPTQKIYSPHGQHYTSVDSDLILAYKEATSGQLLHEGINEAGSTAAFTAVGSSYDTHDEPMIPMYIFYSMFGFQRTGDSFWAAADQMARGFVLGATAGRTTLNGEGLQHEDGHSLLLASTNPAVVAYDAAFGFELGHIVKDGLRRMYGDGSDGRDQNVMYYLTMYNEPYPQPVEPEHTDVEGIVRGIHLYSEGHPDSGRPRVQLLASGVAVNAALKAQHILGEAFGVDADVWSVTSWNELRRDALDCDRFNLMNPNERPRVPYVTAKLGDRVGPVVAVSDYMRAVQDQIRQWVPGRYNSLGTDGFGLSDTRPSLRRHFNVDAESIVLQALTSLADEGQYDRSQLQLVIDKYGVNDPTQVEEDHSGGLT